In the genome of Deltaproteobacteria bacterium, the window TAAAAAAAGAGAAGATGGCGCTACGCCTTGATAATATAGAAGAATATAATGAACTTTATACCAGTGAAGAAATAGACAAGCTGTTTAGTGAAGTAGTCTCTTACTATATTGATCCTGAAAAGTGCCAGGCCTGCATGATATGCCGGAGGAGATGCCCCGCAGAGGCGATCATTGGCGGCAAAAAACAGATACATGTCATTGACCAGGATAAATGCATAAAATGTGGAACCTGCTTTGAAGCTTGTCCCCCCCGCTTTGGTGCAATTAAAAAAATTATAGGAGAGCCAGTTCCGCCTCCTATTCCTGAAGAACAAAGGGCTATTGCCAGAACGGGCTAAATAGTGCCCATTCATAAATGGCCCTTTTGCTCAATCTTCCGCCTTCGCTATGGCTACGGTGTGACAAGTTGCGTCAGGCTCAGATTTTAATCCTCGAAATACTTCAATGTATGGTGCCTCTGCCGCGTGGCATCCCAAGCGGGGCGGTTAAAATCTTCGCCTTCCTTGACCTTGAACAAAATTGCCTGCTTTATGGATGGGCACTAAATAAAGAAATCCTTTTGTAGCCTGACAAAAAAGACTTCTAAACTTTGGGGCCGCGGGAAATTAGAAGCTCATTCGGAGTATGTGAGGTAACCGTTTAGAATCAAAGGCAAATTCATCATCAAAGAAAAACATCATATTATCTCTTTTGATGATGCCTCTTTTCTGAGCGTGAAAATGCCTGTAATCTCCGTGGTTGAAAGAGGGCGCACATTTACGGAAATAACCTTGCGGAACAGAAACTGCGCGATGCATAGACGCTGCCTTCGTTGTCCGGGAAGGGTCCTCTGATCAGCTGAATACGGCCCCAAAACCATTGATTTTGATATTCAGGATGAAAGCTCAAGCCCATTTCAAGTTATTTTCCTGAAAAACCTATTAATCCCAATCCTGTCTCACTCCTCCCTGGCTTCATGAATGACCATGATTCTGTGCCTGAAAAATTCCTTTCAAATCAAGAAGTTATCGTAAGGCAACTTGATAACAAAGAACTGGTTGAATATAATTTATATTTCAAGCAGATGCTTCACGATGCCTTTCTTTCCGGCTGAAAGGCGAATATTCAAAAAATGACGAATAGCAATGTATTACAGGAAGTTGAGCTGATCCGGATGAACGGAGGTTGTGAGCGAACCACCGAACATATCATCCGTGAGACCGCCCAGACATTTCGCATTAACGGCGAGCCATATGTCACAGCCATGATGCTGGCCGGAATGGAAAAGGAGTTCGCGGTGGGGCATCTCTATGCCCAAGGGATAATCTCAGGGATGTCCGATATTGTGTCAATCACCGTGACCGGGACGACGTTAGAGGTAATGCTGGCCTATACCAAGAAACCCGGCGAAGAGCCTGGCCCGGTTGACTCCGACCTCGTCGTCGACTGCAACACAGTGTTCACCTGCGTCAAGGCTATCTTGAAATCTGATATCTTTGCCGAGACCGAGGCGGTACATTCCGCCGGGCTGTTCATGGAAGGAACAGAAACCGTTTCCATCGTGGAAGACCTGGGCCGTCACCATGCCCTTGATAAAGTCATCGGTGCGGCGCTCTTACAGGGTAAGGATTTAACCAGGGCGTTAGTCACCTCTACCGGACGCTTACCGGCCGAGATGATCTCCAAGTGCCGCAACGCCGGCATCCCCATCATAGCCACCAAGGGGGTGCCGACTACCAAGGCCGTGGAGCTGGCAAAGCGGAGCGGGATCACAATTGCAGGTCTGGTGCGAAGTACGACAATGTTCGTCTATTCGCACCCGGAGCGGATAAGATGAATTTGGAAGCCAAATCCATGATACTTCCGGGCCGGCAGCTCCGGGAGAGAAAGTTCACGGACGTTGAAATCCCAGTTGTCATAGAGCGGGAGCTGCGCATCATTTTCAATGGCAAACACCTCGTCACTGCATCTTTGATGCCGGGGATGGAACAGGAATTTGTGACCGGTTACCTCTTCAGTCAGGGTTTTATTAAGACGACTAAGGATATTTCATCTCTTGTGGTCGAAGGTGCCTCCGCCAGTGTGACCCTGTCTGAAACGGCAGTCCCTGCGCTCACGGAGACCAGCTATCGTATCGTTTCAGGGGGCGGTCGCACGGCTTATACCGATGGAAGCCTGCCTGAAATCAGGTCCGATCTAACTGTGCAAAAGGATGCCGTGTTCCGGGCTATGAACCATTTGTTCGATATTGCCACGGTCTATAAGGAGACGAAGGGCGTTCACTCCGCCGGGATATTCACACCGACTGCCGAACCCGTTTGCATTGTTGAAGAGATCGGGCGGCATAACTGCCTGGATAAGGCCATCGGTTACGCACTTCTCCGCAACATCGATTGCAGCCGCCACTTTATTGCTTCTACGGGCCGCATGGCCTCGGAGATGGTGGCCAAGCTATGCAGGGCGGGGTTTCCGGTGGTGGCCACCAAAACGGCCGTGACGGATAAGGGATTAGAGACAGCTCAGGCCAGTGGAATGACGCTCATCGGCTTCGTCCGGGACAGGGGCACGAGAATTAACACGGACATGGAGGTGAGGGTAATCGAAGAGCCGGTGATGAAAATCTATACGGGTGGTGAACGGATAACCTGTTAATGTCCCATTCCGGGAAAGGGATATAAACCGCCGCGGAGGGAAAGCCGTGAAACTGAGCCTTAAGAAACTTACCGGCCGCCATGCCGCCGGACCCAGAGGACCACTTCTTCTCATTATTATGGACGGTGTTGGTTTGGGGCCTGATGATGATACGAATGCCGTGTATTTGGCAAAAACCCCCACCCTGGACAGGCTTCTTAGCTCCCCACTCTTTGCCAGGCTCCAGGCCCATGGGACTGCTGTGGGACTCCCCACGGACAAAGACATGGGAAACAGCGAAGTAGGCCACAACGCCCTTGGAGCGGGAAGGGTCTTTGACCAGGGCGCAAGGCTGGTCAACAAGGCCATCAAGTCCGGGAAGATTTTTAAGACGGAGCTCTGGAAAAGCATAGAGCAACGGGTTTTGAATGGGGGGACCTTGCACTTCATCGGGCTGCTTTCAGATGGAAATGTCCATTCCCATATAGATCAGCTCTTTTCCATGTTGGATCATTGCGCGGAGCAAGGGTTGGGGCGGGTCCGGGTCCATGCCTTGCTTGACGGGAGAGACGTGGGAGAGCGCTCGGCCCTGGATTACGTTGTTCCCACCCAGGAAAAACTGAAGGCCCTTTCCGAGGCAAAGAGCCTGGACTATCGAATCGCGTCCGGGGGAGGCCGCATGAAGGTGACCATGGACCGTTACAACGCGGACTGGAACATCGTCAAGCGGGGGTGGGAGGCCCACGTGCTAGGGAAGGGGAGACCCTTCCGATCGGCCGAGGAGGCCGTAAGGACCTATTATGCGGAAGATCCCGAGATTACGGATCAATACATGGATCCCTTTGTGGTCGTGGACGAGAAAGGCCGTCCCGTCGGTCCCATTCGGGACGGGGATGTTGTAATCTTTTTCAATTTCCGGGGAGACCGGGCCATTGAGATCTCCCGGGCCTTCACTGAAAAGGATTTCAAAGAATTCGATCGTGGCCCGCTCCCAGATATTCTTTATGCAGGGATGATGGAATACGATGGCGATACCCATATCCCTCCCAATTACCTGGTCATGCCGCCAGTCATTGACCGTACAGTGAGCGAATACCTTTGCGCCGCCGGAGTGACGAGTTTCGCTATCTCAGAGACCCAGAAATTCGGCCACGTAACCTATTTCTGGAACGGAAACCGTTCTGGATACATAGATCCATCCCTTGAGACCTATATTGAAATTCCCTCTGACAAGATCGAGTTCGACAAGGCCCCCAAGATGAAGGCCCTTGAGATCAAGGACAAGACAATAGACCTGTTGAGGTCAGGGAAATACCGTTTTGGGCGCCTGAATTTTGCCAACGGGGACATGGTTGGACATACAGGAGTGATGGAAGCAGCCATTGAGGCCGTGGAGACGGTGGATCGTTGCGTGGGTGAATTGCTGACTGTAATCGAGGAGTTGGAGGGCATCGCGGTGGTCACCGCAGATCATGGGAACGCAGACGAGATGTTATCGGTGGACAAGAATGGAGAAAGACACATCCGCACGGCTCATTCCCTGAATCCCGTCCCCTTTGCCATTTTTGATCCTCGATATGAGGGAAATTATGGCATGGCTCCCATTCAAAGACCCGGACTTTCCAACGTGGCCGCCACCCTCTTGAATCTTCTGGGGTAC includes:
- a CDS encoding formate dehydrogenase accessory sulfurtransferase FdhD, which gives rise to MTNSNVLQEVELIRMNGGCERTTEHIIRETAQTFRINGEPYVTAMMLAGMEKEFAVGHLYAQGIISGMSDIVSITVTGTTLEVMLAYTKKPGEEPGPVDSDLVVDCNTVFTCVKAILKSDIFAETEAVHSAGLFMEGTETVSIVEDLGRHHALDKVIGAALLQGKDLTRALVTSTGRLPAEMISKCRNAGIPIIATKGVPTTKAVELAKRSGITIAGLVRSTTMFVYSHPERIR
- the fdhD gene encoding formate dehydrogenase accessory sulfurtransferase FdhD, with amino-acid sequence MNLEAKSMILPGRQLRERKFTDVEIPVVIERELRIIFNGKHLVTASLMPGMEQEFVTGYLFSQGFIKTTKDISSLVVEGASASVTLSETAVPALTETSYRIVSGGGRTAYTDGSLPEIRSDLTVQKDAVFRAMNHLFDIATVYKETKGVHSAGIFTPTAEPVCIVEEIGRHNCLDKAIGYALLRNIDCSRHFIASTGRMASEMVAKLCRAGFPVVATKTAVTDKGLETAQASGMTLIGFVRDRGTRINTDMEVRVIEEPVMKIYTGGERITC
- a CDS encoding 2,3-bisphosphoglycerate-independent phosphoglycerate mutase, which codes for MSLKKLTGRHAAGPRGPLLLIIMDGVGLGPDDDTNAVYLAKTPTLDRLLSSPLFARLQAHGTAVGLPTDKDMGNSEVGHNALGAGRVFDQGARLVNKAIKSGKIFKTELWKSIEQRVLNGGTLHFIGLLSDGNVHSHIDQLFSMLDHCAEQGLGRVRVHALLDGRDVGERSALDYVVPTQEKLKALSEAKSLDYRIASGGGRMKVTMDRYNADWNIVKRGWEAHVLGKGRPFRSAEEAVRTYYAEDPEITDQYMDPFVVVDEKGRPVGPIRDGDVVIFFNFRGDRAIEISRAFTEKDFKEFDRGPLPDILYAGMMEYDGDTHIPPNYLVMPPVIDRTVSEYLCAAGVTSFAISETQKFGHVTYFWNGNRSGYIDPSLETYIEIPSDKIEFDKAPKMKALEIKDKTIDLLRSGKYRFGRLNFANGDMVGHTGVMEAAIEAVETVDRCVGELLTVIEELEGIAVVTADHGNADEMLSVDKNGERHIRTAHSLNPVPFAIFDPRYEGNYGMAPIQRPGLSNVAATLLNLLGYEKVPDYDPSLIRFSD